The segment ATTTAGCATCATGTTGTAACGCGAACAACGGAACCGTTTACCTATTTCGTTCCCCTAATGTAACGACTGTCATTTTAAAAACgtttcattttgaaatgcattgctATGACGGGTTGACCGTTTGGATCCTCTCTCTTGTGAAAACAAATCATATAGACATGCAATGGACGCTCTGGCTTTCACAGGGTTGGGGACCATTGCTCCGGGCTCTCGGCTGAACTAAGAACCTCATGCCCCGTCCCGATCGTGTGAAGGTTTGCTTGCAAGGCGCAAAGCCTCTCCAGCATCTGTCCCTGCTCCTAGCACAGGAAGAAAGTTTCTCCTACAAACCCAAACTTTGTCATAGAACCGCCCTCTTCGAAAGAGTCGGTGGGAGGACTTGAGAGAAGaatggcaaaagggagcctttgTCCTTCTGTATCATTGGTAACCGTTTTGGAATTATGATCTCAAAGGAAAAGTGCTTCCGAATGACTTTTCATCAGTCCCAAAATTATTTTCATGGTATATTAGGAATAGCATAGCATGCATTACTGAATAACTACACCATATCCCATTAGGGATTATATGAATTAAGTGAGGTAAGGAGAAAGCTGACAGCTATTGTTCAGTGTCTGTTTTCAGCTATCTGTAATAATGGGTGGGTCGAAGAAGGACAATGTTTCTAGAGCGTCTGACATTATTTCTTGACTGGGACGATGAGTGCAACAGTAGCTGGGTTTCCAACCAACTTTTAATGCGCTATTTACCATTCGAAAAGAAAAGATTAGCAACGCGAATGAAGTCTTTTAAGTTGgctaaaaaataaattaactgGAGGGGGTGGATTAACTCACTTATTTGCAAAGGGTATAAAAAGATTGAGGTTGATGGAAACGGGTTTATTCGCATCAAATCGCATTTCTTGAGATTTTATTGGGTGTTTCCGTttaagttgccctgacaacctcaaGTTTTGAACCCACGGCCGTTCACAACTACTTCCTTGATTAGGAGAGTGTCCATTCTTTATATGCATATCACAGTGGTTGGAAACACGCACAGACTCACATTTATTTTAGCCGATTTCATAAATGCGCTTAAAATATGCAAATTGTGTTCTGACTTCAGAGAAAAACTATAATAGTTTACACTTTCACAGGCCAAATGATCAGTGGAAAATCCCGTGTAAGGTTCCGTGGCCTGTCGGGTCTTAGAGTTCACCCGAGCAAGTTGCACAGGAGGCGCATGCTGCATAGTGTAAATATGAATTGTAACGTTAGTCCTTCTAAACGCTGCCGAAGGGCCTATTCATGCGTGGCAATATCCTCAGTTTGTGCCTCCTCTGCTGGACATTCCTCCACATAGCACATCTTAAGAGAATCGCGCAATAGTCTGTAGCCTAATTTATTTGCGGTTATTTTAAATCAAGTTGAAGGCTACAGGCTACGTGGAATGAATACGCTCAGTCAGTCACAAATTGTAGCCTGTGAATTATAGGCTAATGTGACAAACGTGCTGCCTTTAATCAGTTATCAGTGAGGATGGTGATATAAGACAGTCCTTTCCTATGCACCACACATGATACCAGCTGCATCACCAACTCACACTGTCAATCACAACTTTCTCCAATGCTCACTCACCTAAGGCGGGAGCGCCGAATGGATCCAATATAAAACGCTGGTAGACTAAGGTGAGTGGAACATTATAGTGGAACGGAAGGCAGTTTTATAGACTTCGTAACCATAGGCGCTGCTGAACAATAGTTTTTTTCCTCTGAATAATAAACCTGGAATAGACATTGAACAGACAAAGTGTTTGTATTTGGATGTTGCTGAAGTCCGTTGTGGTGATATGCAAACATTAAACGGACCGGTGCTGATGAAGGCACCTGCCTTCACACTTACTGAAATGATGGAGGAGATCCTCAACCTGACCGGAAACGGACCTTATAACAAAACTCTTACGGATCATAAATTCAATAGTCTTGAGGACATAGATGTAGCAGACGGCAGCCCAATTCTCAGGATaatcatttcaatagtgtaTTCTGTGGTATGCGCGGTGGGGCTGGTTGGAAACCTGTTAGTATTTTTTCTGATGAAGTTAAGGCAGGGTAGAAAGAAATCCAGTATTAACTTTTTCGTCATTAACTTAGCTATAACTGACTTTCAGTTCGTTCTCACATTGCCGTTTTGGGCAGTGGACACTGCTATGGACTTTAGCTGGCCGTTTGGTGATGCCATGTGTAAAATTATTCTATCAATCACTGTTATGAACATGTATGCAAGTGTTTTCTTCTTGACTGCGATGAGCATCACCCGGTACTGGTCTGTCGCCTCAGCACTGAGAAACCGTACACGGCATAGGGTGTTTTCTGCCAAATGGGTAAGTGCGGTGTTATGGATCTTGGCCACTGTGGCCACAGCACCAACAACCATTTTTGCCACTGTAAAAACTGTTGCTGGGGAAAAGCTGTGCTTACTCAAATTCCCAGATGGACAACGCTGGCTTGCACTTTACCATCTTCAAAGAATTATCATCGCTTTCGTTCTGCCAATGCTCACATTGTCAGTCTGTTATTTGATGCTTCTAAGGTTCATTCGTCAAAGAAGCATGAACAACAAGCATACTGGACGACGTTCTAAAGTTACTAAGTCGGTGACTATTGTGGTTCTGTCATTTTTCCTTTGTTGGATGCCCAACCACGCAATAACCTTATGGGGTGTTTTGGTAAAACTGAATGCTGCATATTGGGATAGATCATATTACATTGTGCACACATATGTGTTCCCTGTAACTATATGCCTGGCCCATGCAAATAGTTGTTTGAACCCAGTTCTGTACTGTCTGATGCGGCGCGAGTTCAGAAAAATGTTGAAGAATTTGTTCTGGCGCATGTCCCCACCAGTTATGGCTTCGACTTGTAAATTACGCACAAACTCTACTGCAACGAAACCACAGAGGGAAGACGTTCAAGGTGTGATTCCGCTCAATATACTGGACACCGAAAATTATCGACTTTCTGTCATCGACAGACAATTTTCTCTAACCTGCGACAAACCAACAGAGGAACCTAGCTCTATTGAAAACAGAGTATAACGACCTGGAAGTCATTAAGGCTTTGTAAAGGATTTTTTAGTCAAAGACACACCTTAGGACTGTGGGTCCGTTTAAACAAAAAGGAATGACCGTGTACAAAGACCAAAATAATTGTGTTGTACTGTTTTTTcatgtgaaaaaggaagcatcATATAGCAACCTAAATACCAGCTGATGATTTTTGTAATTCAACTGTGACATTTTGCATATAGTAAAGTATGACCAAGAagatgtaaagaaaaaaaatcataatacTAAGAGTATGATGTAATATTTCGATATTGTTTCATGTTGAGTGCTTATGTGGACCAAGAAAGGTAACCAcaacatttaaaatgtctttttaaCTGTGATATTATATAAATGTTAATATGCCATCTGAATAAAATAGGCATTGATTGCTTTCATTGGTAAATAATATGATTAGTTTGATGACATCATGTCCCATCATTAATTATTTGTTGGAGATGTTCAATGACGACATTACACAAGTTGTTTCCATGACCCATATCCAGTCACCCCTACCAATGATAACCTATAACTTCAGTTCTCAGTTGGCAGGGTAATGATTTGGAATAAGTAGAATTCAAGTAGTGTATTCAACAAGTTTGAAACTAAATTATTATTTCATGATAAATGGGCAAGAATGATTTAAATGGACATGAATATTTTATTATAATATGATTCCCTGAATATTGATTAGTCACACTGGAAATAAAGAACTCTTGTGTGCTTGACCTGTTGCTGTGTTCGTTTTTGATTGACCTGCAGGGAGGTGTTAGAGGAGCGGAGCACATCCTGATGCAATAATGTGGGCTAAATTGGCTTCACATAAAAAAGACACATGAAACAGCATGAGAAACTTCTTCTGGTATGTAACTATGGTTATATGCTAAGTCATAAAGCCTACTGGTGGCTATGTAGACAACAGAACCAACTTCGTTAAGAATTGTTTACCATGTTGTTCATTTGACTATGCAATGTTAAAGGGGATAAATGGCATCATGTCTGCCTCTGACTCACTTGGTCCAGACACAAGTAACAAGCTTTCTGTAGATTATTGAACCATGGTTGAATAATAAGGCAGTGTTATTCTACTCTCTCTCAAGAACAGCTTATACCAACGTTTAGATTTATTCATTGTGCAGAGCAACTTACAGTACAAGAAAGGCAACATTCCATCAGTGTATATACTCTATAGCTATGACGTTTCTATTGTGAACACCCTGTTCCACCCCTGCACAGCTTGCCCTCAGAGCAGTGCCACTCTACAGGTTTTGATAGCAAAGGTGCCATTCAGTCTACACAAATGAAAAAAGTATAAGGTGGCCTTCAAAATGCCACTGCACACAAGTGTCACACAGAGCTCAGAAAATGTCTGTATACACATACAAGTGTACACATTTAGTTTATGTCTGTTGAGTGTGATGCAGATAATTAAGAAATAATACTTATgataatacaaatatttaagAAATAGCCACAACATTAACATAATGCCATTTCTCTGGCTTTGGAAGTGCATGGCCTGAAGATGCCTATGTGTTTACTGACCACAGTTACATGGCATCCCAAACCACCAACCAAACTCATGTCATTAATGCATGAGAGGGTCGTCAGGGGGCAATGGAAACTGTTCGCAACTCAACTGTACAAAGCTTTGACCATCTATAGAAATGTAGAAAACTAAAATTGTGTTGCTCATAGAACACCAGCAATGGGCCATTCTGTGAAAGCTCCTGACACAGGCATAAATAGATACCCACGCCTCAtgagggatgaaagagagaaacatgctGAAGGATGGCATATGCCTTCCTGTGCTTCTTACCATGAGCAATGTCTGTCGTACTAGACATagagacaaacacagccattaCACAGAGGCCTCCCTTCTAACCAGAAGCTACAAAGTGAAATTTACATTCTGAAGTTTACATTCTGAAAACGAAAGCATTGCTCTGATCACTAGAAGCTACCTTTGAAGCTGGGGCTTCTCTTTGATGCAGATGTTTGAATGTGCAGGGTTCCATAATGAGTGGAAAATTATCCCACAGGTCAGTCTTGTACTTATTACAAAAAGGTAGGTGCTCTGAACTGCAACTCACTTGTCCTGGAGCTTTCTTTGTTGACTGGAATGGTTTGGAATGATGGCTACCAACTGTGATCAAATAGCTTGCCATTAGCTGTCTACAATGATGTGGACAGTAGAAAAAAAGGGCTTCAGATTATGTGACTAGTAGTACCTTACTAGTCATACAATTATTGTTTAATAATGACCCGAATGTGAATAATTGCTAAAAGCTAAattctgttgtgtttttgtggaaAGTCACACTTGCAGGAATCTATGAACATGCATGGATCTGGTATCATAGCTGTTACTGATCGGCTCTGTGATATTATGCAAGTCATTTCTGCATTACAAATCAACATCGTATGCTTTGGCAAAGTAGTACAATGCTATAGCCTTTTCAAATACTTGTTAGTCAGTCTTTATTTTTTCACATATGCCACTTCATAGACATTCGTTAATCTGTTGAGCTACTGGTTGGAATGGTGACTTTATCCATTATAATAAGCCCACTAAATCATGACAATTGTCAAAGCATAATCTTAACAAACATTGTTTCTCACATAAACTATTCACCATTCATCATTTGCACTGTTTCATGTAAGAGAAACACTGAAACCGTATGGAAGCGTACTTTCGTGTACCATGCAAGCAGGTATAGGTGACATTTTAAGTgtctttgagaactgtgaaaagccttatataaatgtgatgtattattattaggattcctccgtcaggaggaaacctattgttattgtaggtattattattcttgtaccatgggagtcaatggcagcccctagaaccgtatggtaactttttctgaaatttggcacactcattaaggacagtcccttctttactcacaccaagtttcatgtctcccactagaccacactagcgccaccaacgggtcaaagttggacttttgttaacacacacaacttttgaaccgtttgaccgattttcaaaaatgaggtaccattggattccttggatcaagacgaattcgacgttcaatggcgccaattttcggttgtatagattttctgttattcccggttttatcaaaaaacctttgaaagcttactcctcctacaattttggtcaaatcttcttcaaaatcactagagaggatcttcagaccaagcctcacaaaacttAATCAACaaaattttgatcctcacaaccgtttgtctggtacagccactcaaattcaaattcacaggaagtgaagtaatatctaagcaaatctttgTGATGTTAAACTGAGCAtcagtggtacaggggtagagaagttgttcagtaatcagaaggttgtaagttcaattccctgtcgcagcgtcctttagcaagacacttctttcttttcttctttcccttcttcactcttctttccttcttttactcttctttccaaaattgtgaagaatatacattttcccctggtttcgcaatctttggaggaatccgcatcgctgcttgcagctatatttgtaggtattattattattcttctgcaatgggagtcaatggcagcccctagaaccgtatggtaactttttctgaaatttggcacactcattaaggacagtcccttctttacacacaccaaGTTTcgtgtctcccactagaccacactagcgccaccaacgggtcaaagttggacttttgttaacactgtaacttttgaaccgtttgaccaattttcaaaaatgaggtaccattggattccttggatcaagacgaattcaacgttcaatggcgccaattttcggttatgTAGATTTTCCAATATTTGCGATTttctcaaaaacctttgaaaagcctagtcctcctacaatttttgtcaaatcttcttcaaaagcactagaga is part of the Clupea harengus chromosome 6, Ch_v2.0.2, whole genome shotgun sequence genome and harbors:
- the rxfp3.3a2 gene encoding relaxin-3 receptor 1; this translates as MQTLNGPVLMKAPAFTLTEMMEEILNLTGNGPYNKTLTDHKFNSLEDIDVADGSPILRIIISIVYSVVCAVGLVGNLLVFFLMKLRQGRKKSSINFFVINLAITDFQFVLTLPFWAVDTAMDFSWPFGDAMCKIILSITVMNMYASVFFLTAMSITRYWSVASALRNRTRHRVFSAKWVSAVLWILATVATAPTTIFATVKTVAGEKLCLLKFPDGQRWLALYHLQRIIIAFVLPMLTLSVCYLMLLRFIRQRSMNNKHTGRRSKVTKSVTIVVLSFFLCWMPNHAITLWGVLVKLNAAYWDRSYYIVHTYVFPVTICLAHANSCLNPVLYCLMRREFRKMLKNLFWRMSPPVMASTCKLRTNSTATKPQREDVQGVIPLNILDTENYRLSVIDRQFSLTCDKPTEEPSSIENRV